The following proteins are co-located in the Flectobacillus major DSM 103 genome:
- a CDS encoding RluA family pseudouridine synthase: protein MQEQEEDEEELYEHHRIVVEKGQDFLRLDKYLMMRMQNATRNKIQNGIDLGVVKVNDNPVKASYKVKPFDVITVSLPHPPRENGILPENIPLDIIYEDEDLLIVNKPAGMVVHPAFGHWEGTLVNALVYHFQNLPTHRNGEIRPGLVHRIDKDTSGLLVIAKNDYAMAHLAKQFFDHSIERTYYAVVWGELKNEAGTIEGHIGRSLKDRKIRAVFPDGTMGKEAVTHYKVLKNMRYVSLVKCNLETGRTHQIRVHFKHIGHSLFNDNTYGGDRILRGTLFSKYEQFVENCFKICPRQALHAKSLGIIHPRTGEFMQFECDLPQDMQDLIQKWDKYVNNE from the coding sequence ATGCAAGAACAGGAAGAAGACGAAGAAGAATTATACGAGCATCACCGAATTGTGGTAGAAAAAGGACAAGATTTCCTTAGGCTCGACAAGTATTTGATGATGAGAATGCAAAATGCAACTCGTAATAAAATCCAAAATGGGATAGATTTAGGCGTTGTAAAAGTAAATGACAACCCCGTAAAGGCTAGTTACAAAGTAAAACCTTTCGATGTTATTACGGTTTCGTTGCCGCATCCGCCTAGAGAAAATGGTATTTTACCCGAAAATATCCCTTTAGATATTATTTATGAGGACGAAGATTTGCTGATTGTCAATAAACCAGCGGGTATGGTTGTACACCCAGCTTTTGGGCATTGGGAAGGTACTTTGGTTAATGCTTTGGTATATCATTTCCAAAATTTGCCAACACATCGCAATGGCGAAATAAGGCCAGGATTGGTACACCGAATAGACAAAGATACCTCGGGGTTGTTGGTAATTGCCAAAAATGACTACGCTATGGCTCATTTGGCCAAACAGTTTTTTGACCACTCTATTGAACGTACCTATTATGCGGTGGTTTGGGGCGAGCTAAAAAACGAGGCAGGAACAATAGAAGGACATATTGGGCGAAGTTTGAAAGACCGTAAAATCAGAGCAGTATTTCCCGACGGTACTATGGGCAAAGAGGCCGTTACCCATTATAAAGTACTGAAAAATATGCGATATGTTTCTTTGGTAAAATGTAACCTAGAAACAGGAAGAACACACCAAATTAGGGTACACTTCAAGCATATAGGCCATTCGTTGTTCAATGACAATACCTATGGTGGCGATAGAATTTTGCGAGGAACGTTGTTTTCTAAATACGAACAATTTGTAGAAAATTGCTTCAAAATTTGTCCAAGACAAGCCCTTCATGCCAAATCTTTAGGGATTATTCACCCTCGCACAGGCGAGTTTATGCAGTTTGAATGCGACCTACCGCAAGATATGCAAGATTTGATTCAAAAATGGGACAAGTATGTGAACAACGAATAA
- the sufB gene encoding Fe-S cluster assembly protein SufB codes for MAKEEIDILEEITSSEYKYGFESHFETDEVPAGLSEDVVRQISAKKNEPEWMLEWRLSAYRTWLGMSEPKWANVHYKPVDYQSIKYYSAPKQTKVLNSLDEIDPELRRTFEKLGISLDEQKRLSGVAVDAVIDSVSVATTFKSTLAEKGIIFCSMSEAVQEHPELIKKYLGSVVPVKDNFFSALNAAVFSDGSFCYIPKGVRCPMELSTYFRINAAGTGQFERTLIVADAGSYVSYLEGCTAPMRDENQLHAAVVEIVAHEDAEVKYSTVQNWYPGDKDGKGGIYNFVTKRGICEGANSKISWTQVETGSAITWKYPSVILKGDNSIGEFYSVAVTNNMQQADTGTKMVHIGKNTKSRIVSKGISAGKSQNSYRGLVEVMKRAENARNFSQCDSLLMGDRCGAHTFPYIEVNNKTATVEHEATTSKIGEDQIFYCNQRGISTEAAIALIVNGYAKEVLNQLPMEFAVEAQKLLAVSLEGSVG; via the coding sequence ATGGCAAAAGAAGAGATTGATATTTTAGAAGAAATCACCTCCTCGGAGTATAAATATGGTTTTGAAAGTCATTTCGAAACAGATGAAGTACCAGCAGGCTTGAGTGAAGATGTTGTTCGACAAATTTCGGCAAAGAAAAATGAGCCAGAATGGATGTTGGAATGGCGTCTAAGTGCTTATCGTACTTGGTTGGGAATGTCTGAACCTAAATGGGCAAATGTCCATTATAAGCCAGTAGACTACCAATCAATCAAATATTATTCTGCTCCAAAGCAAACAAAAGTATTGAACTCGCTGGATGAAATAGACCCTGAGTTACGCCGTACTTTTGAGAAATTAGGCATTTCTTTAGACGAACAAAAACGCCTTTCGGGGGTAGCTGTAGATGCCGTAATCGACTCGGTGTCGGTAGCCACTACTTTTAAATCAACATTGGCCGAAAAAGGAATTATTTTCTGCTCAATGTCTGAAGCTGTACAAGAGCATCCTGAATTGATTAAGAAATACTTGGGCTCGGTAGTGCCTGTAAAAGACAACTTCTTTTCTGCCTTGAATGCAGCGGTGTTTTCGGATGGTTCGTTTTGTTATATTCCTAAAGGCGTTCGTTGCCCTATGGAATTATCAACGTATTTCCGTATCAATGCAGCAGGAACAGGACAATTTGAGCGTACTTTGATTGTTGCCGATGCAGGTTCGTATGTAAGTTATTTGGAAGGCTGTACTGCTCCAATGCGCGACGAAAACCAATTGCACGCTGCAGTAGTAGAAATCGTGGCACATGAAGATGCTGAAGTGAAGTACTCAACTGTACAAAACTGGTATCCTGGTGATAAAGATGGTAAAGGTGGTATCTATAACTTCGTTACTAAACGTGGTATTTGTGAAGGGGCCAACTCAAAAATTTCGTGGACACAGGTAGAAACTGGCTCGGCTATTACTTGGAAGTACCCTTCTGTAATACTCAAAGGTGACAACTCTATTGGTGAGTTTTATTCGGTAGCCGTAACCAACAATATGCAACAGGCCGATACTGGTACTAAAATGGTGCATATTGGTAAAAATACCAAGTCTCGGATTGTATCGAAAGGTATTTCGGCAGGTAAATCACAAAACTCGTACAGGGGTTTGGTAGAAGTAATGAAACGTGCCGAAAATGCTCGCAACTTCTCGCAATGTGATTCTTTGTTGATGGGCGATCGTTGTGGAGCTCATACATTCCCATATATCGAGGTTAATAACAAAACTGCTACCGTTGAGCACGAGGCTACAACATCGAAAATTGGTGAAGACCAAATTTTCTACTGTAACCAACGGGGTATCTCAACAGAAGCCGCTATTGCCTTGATTGTCAATGGCTATGCTAAAGAAGTATTGAATCAACTTCCAATGGAATTTGCGGTTGAAGCTCAAAAACTGTTAGCTGTATCGCTAGAGGGTTCGGTAGGTTAA
- a CDS encoding 1-aminocyclopropane-1-carboxylate deaminase/D-cysteine desulfhydrase, whose amino-acid sequence MFYLAPSPLQTICHPILAENNIRLSLKRDDLLHPDISGNKWRKMKYNLIEAQQQNFTSLVTFGGAFSNHIYATAAAGKVFGFETYGIVRGDELNEQSSTTLSFAASCGMKMFFVSRTAYRDKAATLNSLVEEYPFLANSYYLPEGGSNHLAIKGVAEMVEEIYLETQPDYITSAVGTGGTIAGIAAASRTNTQVIGFLALKGAGGIQQDIHDLLTQNGYIMPPSFGLMSTYHFGGYAKHNAQLWDFIHDFEKYNPSVRLEQVYTGKMLFGIFDLIQKGYFLPNSHIVAIHTGGLQGRILGK is encoded by the coding sequence ATGTTTTATTTAGCTCCTTCGCCTTTACAAACGATTTGCCACCCAATTTTAGCAGAAAATAATATCCGACTAAGTTTAAAACGGGATGATTTGCTACACCCTGATATTTCGGGTAATAAATGGCGAAAAATGAAGTATAACCTGATTGAAGCCCAACAGCAGAACTTTACGAGTTTGGTTACTTTTGGTGGTGCTTTTTCTAACCATATTTATGCTACGGCGGCGGCTGGAAAAGTATTTGGATTTGAAACCTACGGTATTGTTCGAGGCGACGAGCTAAACGAGCAGTCAAGTACAACCTTATCTTTTGCCGCAAGTTGTGGTATGAAGATGTTTTTTGTGAGTAGAACAGCCTACCGAGATAAAGCGGCTACGCTAAACAGTCTTGTTGAGGAGTACCCTTTCTTGGCCAACAGTTATTATTTGCCCGAAGGTGGTAGCAACCATTTGGCCATAAAGGGAGTTGCCGAGATGGTCGAAGAAATTTATTTAGAAACTCAACCCGACTATATTACTTCAGCAGTGGGAACAGGTGGTACTATTGCAGGAATTGCCGCCGCAAGCCGTACCAATACACAAGTAATAGGTTTTCTGGCTCTTAAAGGGGCTGGTGGTATTCAGCAAGATATTCATGATTTACTAACACAAAATGGTTATATCATGCCTCCTAGCTTTGGGCTTATGTCCACCTATCACTTTGGTGGCTATGCCAAACATAATGCTCAACTATGGGATTTTATTCATGATTTTGAAAAATATAATCCCAGTGTAAGGCTTGAACAGGTATACACAGGCAAAATGCTTTTTGGTATTTTTGACCTCATCCAAAAAGGTTATTTTTTGCCCAATAGTCATATTGTTGCTATTCACACTGGAGGCTTACAAGGCCGAATATTGGGCAAGTGA
- a CDS encoding bestrophin family protein: MINYNPKEWFTFIFHFHKADTFRKLFPMLIAIGAYSGLIAYLEMEIFKLNESSHFKNIPVMHGMLGFVISMLLVFRTNTAYDRWWEGRRNWGSLTNASRNFALKLNAILPQENSHQRVIFEKLIVEYAFALKRHLRGHQNDSELFISEHKIGAEYHKPNYIAKLIYQEIQKLYRDNIISGEQLLYINEEARTFTDVCGACERIKNTPIPFSYTVFLKKFIFFYVMTLPFGYVFSLGYIVIPVVVFIFYVLASLELIAEEIENPFGTDANDLPLSMLCKNIHKHVGEILAVH, from the coding sequence ATGATTAACTACAACCCTAAAGAGTGGTTTACCTTTATTTTTCACTTTCATAAAGCTGATACTTTTCGCAAGCTTTTTCCTATGCTTATTGCTATAGGGGCTTATTCGGGCTTGATAGCCTATTTAGAAATGGAGATTTTTAAGCTCAACGAAAGTAGCCATTTCAAAAATATTCCTGTGATGCACGGAATGTTAGGTTTTGTAATTTCGATGTTGCTGGTATTCAGAACTAACACCGCTTACGACCGCTGGTGGGAGGGACGACGCAACTGGGGAAGCCTGACTAATGCTTCGAGAAACTTTGCCTTAAAATTAAATGCTATTTTGCCTCAAGAAAATAGCCATCAAAGGGTGATTTTTGAAAAGTTGATTGTGGAATATGCTTTTGCTCTAAAACGTCATTTGCGAGGGCATCAAAACGACAGCGAATTATTTATTTCTGAACACAAAATTGGGGCAGAGTATCATAAGCCCAATTATATAGCTAAGCTTATTTACCAAGAAATACAAAAACTGTATCGAGATAATATTATTTCGGGCGAACAGCTGCTGTATATCAACGAAGAGGCTCGTACTTTTACCGATGTCTGTGGGGCTTGCGAGCGAATCAAAAACACACCTATTCCGTTTTCGTACACGGTATTTCTCAAAAAATTCATTTTCTTTTATGTAATGACTTTGCCTTTTGGCTATGTGTTTAGTTTGGGGTATATCGTTATTCCTGTGGTTGTATTTATATTTTATGTATTGGCTAGTTTGGAGCTAATCGCCGAAGAAATCGAAAATCCTTTTGGTACAGATGCCAACGATTTGCCTTTGTCGATGCTCTGCAAAAATATTCATAAGCATGTGGGTGAAATATTGGCTGTACATTAA
- a CDS encoding PAS domain S-box protein has protein sequence MINSLQTSTKLYILVFILSIFNIGIGTYGILEMKTMNKNTQTLYADRMLALQQLTQIRYSYITGLLNTVEALKNHRISPLTAINQIIAAEKQINAYWKAYLKTALSPKEYQLVQQTIFLKQQADKAIASLKKKIQSSKLTDTTIDNEMLLVVNPVMVKVNELTQLQINISNKLYKSNEYLYNTTEQKILMLMMLSLLFSAVLIFFIIANTQQYVKKLQLGSRKIKEAEEKYRTFIKYAGDSILIMNQNRQIIDANDSASNLLGYRYEELLNMNISAVIDVENCGDDTSILHEKKVIRKDGSVIDTEMNVRVLEGAGYISIIRDITERKKAQVSIEESEAKYRYLFQNNPAYIMVWDLETLQILEVNDMVINRYGYDATEWNNMSVLMYRPEEDHDKIKDFAQKMLNSNQPVVKKTWRHLRKNGEEILMEIYSHKITYRGRKAILSLANDVTEQVRVATALRKSEEKFYALIDYAADAIFWVDDNGIIFDVNQSATKLLYYTKEELIGKTVIDLHPPDSRHTVPFIWDTLRKEKSLIDERLLQRKDGTSVEVEISRNILPDGSGAIAIVRDITERNIVIRQLKASEERIMRIMQHSPIPLTITLANRTISFTNNQFIKVFGYTLDDIPNADIWWQLAYPNEAYRNYVHQEWKDRIERHIATGMPFEPLEAIIRCKDGTNRYIEFHFVDMGNEFLVNFYDITERKLAEEKLKQSEERHRVLVENISDGILLVNEHWNVVYQSPSVERIVGFTLEDRKGQTVTSYIHPDDIQYFRNQYEKAYKLPNMPIQGKFRARHKDGFYIWLEVFMMNLLHNENVKGYVITYRDITEQKKFEEQQLLMSLIVNSSNDAIISKTLDGIITSWNHGAERILGYSAQESIGQHILMIVPAELEYEEDELLNKIQRGQSVDYFITKRVRKDGTVIDVSTTVSPIKDSLGNVIGCSKILRDISEQKRTQDLLKTQNEKLLEIAKFQSHMVRRPVANVIGLISLLNLDDPAAPTNLKIIPKLEVAAKELDDIIHQIVQKTSEIKTFKS, from the coding sequence ATGATAAATTCGTTACAAACCTCAACTAAATTATATATTTTAGTATTTATTCTGTCCATTTTCAATATTGGGATAGGTACGTATGGTATTCTTGAAATGAAAACCATGAATAAAAATACGCAAACCCTATATGCCGATAGAATGCTGGCACTTCAGCAACTCACCCAAATTCGATATTCGTATATAACAGGTTTGCTCAATACTGTTGAAGCCTTAAAAAACCACAGAATTAGCCCTCTTACAGCAATAAATCAAATTATAGCAGCCGAAAAACAAATTAATGCTTATTGGAAAGCATACCTAAAAACTGCTCTCTCTCCCAAAGAATATCAACTTGTTCAACAAACCATATTCTTGAAACAACAAGCCGATAAGGCTATTGCCAGCCTAAAGAAAAAAATACAAAGCTCAAAGCTTACAGATACTACCATCGATAACGAAATGCTATTAGTGGTAAACCCTGTAATGGTGAAAGTAAATGAATTGACTCAGTTACAAATCAATATAAGCAACAAGCTTTACAAAAGTAATGAGTATTTGTATAATACTACCGAGCAAAAAATCTTAATGCTCATGATGCTATCGTTGTTGTTTTCGGCAGTGTTAATATTTTTTATTATTGCCAATACTCAGCAGTACGTCAAAAAATTACAGTTGGGTAGTCGTAAAATAAAAGAGGCAGAAGAAAAATATCGCACATTTATCAAATATGCAGGCGATTCTATTTTGATTATGAATCAGAATCGCCAAATCATAGATGCTAACGACAGTGCTAGTAACCTTTTGGGGTATCGATACGAAGAATTGCTGAATATGAATATTTCGGCGGTAATAGATGTCGAAAATTGTGGTGACGATACAAGTATATTGCACGAGAAAAAAGTTATCAGAAAAGATGGTAGTGTAATTGATACCGAAATGAACGTAAGAGTGCTGGAGGGAGCTGGCTATATTTCGATTATTCGGGATATTACCGAACGAAAAAAAGCTCAAGTATCAATTGAGGAATCAGAAGCAAAATATCGTTATCTTTTTCAAAATAACCCAGCTTATATAATGGTATGGGATTTAGAAACCCTGCAGATTTTGGAGGTAAACGATATGGTGATAAACAGATACGGATATGATGCAACCGAATGGAATAATATGTCGGTGCTTATGTACCGTCCAGAGGAAGACCATGACAAGATAAAAGATTTTGCTCAAAAAATGCTTAATAGTAATCAACCCGTAGTAAAAAAAACATGGAGGCATTTGAGGAAAAACGGGGAAGAAATCTTGATGGAAATCTATTCGCATAAAATTACTTATCGTGGCCGTAAAGCTATACTGTCGCTCGCCAACGACGTTACCGAACAGGTGCGTGTAGCCACAGCACTAAGAAAAAGTGAAGAAAAATTCTATGCTCTTATTGATTATGCTGCCGATGCTATTTTTTGGGTTGATGATAATGGTATCATTTTCGACGTAAACCAAAGTGCTACTAAGTTACTTTATTATACCAAAGAGGAATTGATAGGCAAAACCGTTATCGACCTTCATCCTCCCGATAGTAGGCATACTGTACCATTTATTTGGGATACCCTAAGGAAAGAAAAATCCTTGATTGATGAACGACTCCTCCAAAGAAAAGATGGTACATCTGTAGAAGTTGAAATCAGTAGAAATATATTGCCCGATGGCTCAGGGGCAATTGCCATTGTACGAGATATAACCGAACGTAATATTGTTATTAGACAATTGAAAGCCAGCGAAGAGCGAATTATGCGAATTATGCAACATTCGCCAATACCGCTTACCATAACGCTAGCTAACCGCACAATATCTTTTACCAATAATCAGTTTATTAAGGTTTTTGGATATACCCTCGACGATATACCTAATGCCGATATATGGTGGCAGTTGGCTTATCCTAACGAGGCATATCGAAACTATGTACACCAAGAATGGAAGGATAGAATAGAACGTCATATTGCTACTGGAATGCCTTTTGAACCGCTTGAGGCTATTATTAGGTGCAAAGATGGAACAAATCGATATATCGAGTTTCATTTTGTGGACATGGGAAATGAATTTTTGGTGAATTTTTATGATATAACCGAACGAAAACTGGCTGAAGAAAAATTAAAACAAAGCGAAGAACGACACAGGGTATTAGTCGAAAATATAAGTGATGGTATCCTGCTGGTCAACGAACATTGGAATGTGGTGTATCAAAGTCCTTCGGTAGAACGTATTGTTGGTTTTACCCTAGAAGATAGAAAAGGACAAACCGTGACAAGTTATATCCATCCCGACGATATACAATATTTCAGAAATCAATATGAAAAGGCCTATAAGTTGCCTAATATGCCTATTCAAGGAAAGTTCCGAGCTAGGCACAAAGATGGATTTTATATCTGGCTAGAGGTATTTATGATGAATCTTTTGCATAATGAAAATGTAAAAGGGTATGTTATTACTTATAGAGATATTACCGAACAGAAAAAGTTTGAAGAGCAACAGCTATTGATGAGCTTGATCGTCAACTCGTCCAACGACGCTATTATTAGTAAAACCCTCGATGGTATTATAACTTCATGGAATCATGGTGCTGAAAGAATATTGGGCTATTCGGCTCAGGAAAGTATTGGACAACATATCTTGATGATTGTACCAGCCGAACTAGAATATGAAGAAGACGAATTGCTTAATAAGATTCAGAGAGGGCAGTCGGTAGATTATTTTATTACAAAACGTGTCAGAAAAGACGGTACTGTCATTGATGTATCTACTACGGTTTCGCCTATAAAGGATTCGCTCGGAAACGTAATAGGCTGTTCTAAGATTTTGCGAGATATTTCCGAACAAAAACGAACTCAAGATTTGCTGAAAACTCAAAACGAAAAACTTCTCGAAATAGCCAAGTTTCAATCTCACATGGTACGTCGCCCTGTAGCCAATGTAATAGGATTAATAAGTTTACTCAATCTGGACGACCCAGCCGCTCCTACAAACCTAAAGATTATTCCAAAGCTAGAGGTAGCCGCCAAAGAACTCGACGATATTATCCATCAGATTGTCCAAAAAACCAGTGAAATAAAAACATTTAAGTCATGA
- a CDS encoding nuclear transport factor 2 family protein, which produces MKIREEIIQGYIDGYNSFDIDKMVENFDRQITFENSSDGNINVSLSGIDEFITQAKQAVSYFTERTQTVVAINHYHNDTEITIDYRATLAIDLPNGMAKGDTLKLQGKSIFTFSENKIIKLVDIS; this is translated from the coding sequence ATGAAAATAAGAGAGGAGATTATTCAAGGCTATATTGATGGCTACAATAGTTTTGATATTGATAAAATGGTCGAAAACTTCGATAGGCAGATTACCTTTGAAAATAGCTCTGATGGCAATATTAATGTATCCTTGTCGGGTATAGATGAATTTATAACCCAAGCCAAACAAGCTGTTAGTTATTTTACAGAACGAACACAAACTGTCGTTGCTATTAACCATTATCATAACGATACCGAGATAACCATTGATTATCGTGCAACTTTGGCCATAGATCTACCCAATGGAATGGCAAAAGGAGATACCCTAAAGCTACAAGGTAAATCTATTTTTACTTTTTCTGAAAATAAAATCATAAAGCTTGTCGATATAAGTTAG